One region of Monomorium pharaonis isolate MP-MQ-018 chromosome 11, ASM1337386v2, whole genome shotgun sequence genomic DNA includes:
- the LOC105835698 gene encoding uncharacterized protein LOC105835698 isoform X1, with product MNRESNENGNKNAKEQSRCFVCDAEVLGRFYALPTCRTQSSRTRVIEKLGELVGEGYMVVISEDDVICRSCGILVNTLDRLETEMRQARDYILRFLEKKYSLADGELRANDDKPKPCQPPQITKSEAKETSNSNSGNKKTLAKTQTWLQCDKCKYTTHLNSFMMQHLRDHITEKIVTNLRENISESHQESKKRNCSKANDLGNKENETDNSDIIINKDEAMKLTFLQPTHSILPRAISVTQTTPPPLISFSNYDHPYASNALSGIPTNISTLSREPIYVLQQIDMTDIDNSGKVTRSDISSMEIESMDKSEDKKQITLKEGSLEVTEVPWSEMEVSNIESTIVFE from the exons ATGAACAGAGAAAGTAATGAAAACGGTAACAAAAACGCGAAGGAGCAGTCGCGGTGTTTCGTCTGCGACGCCGAGGTCCTCGGCCGCTTCTATGCCTTGCCCACGTGCAGAACGCAAAGCTCGCGGACCAGGGTAATCGAGAAACTCGGAGAATTGGTTGGCGAGGG ATACATGGTCGTGATATCCGAGGATGACGTGATATGCCGCAGCTGCGGCATCCTCGTTAACACCCTCGATCGACTGGAGACGGAGATGCGCCAGGCGCGCGACTACATTCTGCGTTTCCTGgagaaaaaatattccctGGCAGATGGGGAGCTACGTGCTAATGACGACAAGCCGAAGCCGTGTCAACCGCCGCAGATCACGAAGTCCGAGGCGAAAGAGACGTCCAACTCGAATTCTGGAAACAAGAAGACATTGGCGAAAACTCAGACCTGGCTGCAATGCGACAAGTGTAAATACACCACACATCTCAATTCCTTTATGATGCAGCACTTGAGAGATCACATCACGGAAAAGATAGTCACTAATCTTCGTGAGAACATCTCGGAGAGCCATCAGGAAAGTAAAAAGCGCAATTGCAGCAAAGCAAACGACTTGGGGAACAAAGAGAATGAAACAG ATAATTCTgacattattatcaataaggATGAGGCGATGAAGTTAACATTTTTGCAGCCGACTCACTCAATCTTGCCTCGGGCAATCTCAGTCACTCAAACCACACCGCCACCACTGATAAGTTTCTCAAATTACGATCATCCGTATGCATCTAATGCATTAAGTGGCATACCAACAA ATATTTCCACGTTATCCCGGGAACCAATTTATGTTCTGCAACAAATTGACATGACTGATATTGACAATTCGGGGAAGGTGACAAGATCAGATATAAGTTCCATGGAGATAGAATCGATGGACAAGAGCGAAGATAAAAAGCAGATAACTTTGAAGGAAGGAAGTCTGGAAGTGACGGAGGTACCTTGGAGTGAGATGGAAGTGTCGAATATCGAATCGACGATAGTGTTTGAGTAA
- the LOC105835698 gene encoding uncharacterized protein LOC105835698 isoform X2, with the protein MKTVTKTRRSSRGVSSATPRSSAASMPCPRAERKARGPGYMVVISEDDVICRSCGILVNTLDRLETEMRQARDYILRFLEKKYSLADGELRANDDKPKPCQPPQITKSEAKETSNSNSGNKKTLAKTQTWLQCDKCKYTTHLNSFMMQHLRDHITEKIVTNLRENISESHQESKKRNCSKANDLGNKENETDNSDIIINKDEAMKLTFLQPTHSILPRAISVTQTTPPPLISFSNYDHPYASNALSGIPTNISTLSREPIYVLQQIDMTDIDNSGKVTRSDISSMEIESMDKSEDKKQITLKEGSLEVTEVPWSEMEVSNIESTIVFE; encoded by the exons ATGAAAACGGTAACAAAAACGCGAAGGAGCAGTCGCGGTGTTTCGTCTGCGACGCCGAGGTCCTCGGCCGCTTCTATGCCTTGCCCACGTGCAGAACGCAAAGCTCGCGGACCAGG ATACATGGTCGTGATATCCGAGGATGACGTGATATGCCGCAGCTGCGGCATCCTCGTTAACACCCTCGATCGACTGGAGACGGAGATGCGCCAGGCGCGCGACTACATTCTGCGTTTCCTGgagaaaaaatattccctGGCAGATGGGGAGCTACGTGCTAATGACGACAAGCCGAAGCCGTGTCAACCGCCGCAGATCACGAAGTCCGAGGCGAAAGAGACGTCCAACTCGAATTCTGGAAACAAGAAGACATTGGCGAAAACTCAGACCTGGCTGCAATGCGACAAGTGTAAATACACCACACATCTCAATTCCTTTATGATGCAGCACTTGAGAGATCACATCACGGAAAAGATAGTCACTAATCTTCGTGAGAACATCTCGGAGAGCCATCAGGAAAGTAAAAAGCGCAATTGCAGCAAAGCAAACGACTTGGGGAACAAAGAGAATGAAACAG ATAATTCTgacattattatcaataaggATGAGGCGATGAAGTTAACATTTTTGCAGCCGACTCACTCAATCTTGCCTCGGGCAATCTCAGTCACTCAAACCACACCGCCACCACTGATAAGTTTCTCAAATTACGATCATCCGTATGCATCTAATGCATTAAGTGGCATACCAACAA ATATTTCCACGTTATCCCGGGAACCAATTTATGTTCTGCAACAAATTGACATGACTGATATTGACAATTCGGGGAAGGTGACAAGATCAGATATAAGTTCCATGGAGATAGAATCGATGGACAAGAGCGAAGATAAAAAGCAGATAACTTTGAAGGAAGGAAGTCTGGAAGTGACGGAGGTACCTTGGAGTGAGATGGAAGTGTCGAATATCGAATCGACGATAGTGTTTGAGTAA